In the genome of Populus nigra chromosome 9, ddPopNigr1.1, whole genome shotgun sequence, one region contains:
- the LOC133703646 gene encoding uncharacterized protein LOC133703646 — translation MVALLLLLCFFCLQLGAAKDTITSSQYVKDPDAIVSAGNKFKLGFFSPVSSTNRYVGIWFSSVTPITPVWVANRNKPLNDSSGVMTISGDGNLVVLNGQKETLWSSSVSKGVGNSSAQLMDDGNLVLREIGSGNSLWESFQEPSDTLITNMRVTANVRTGEKTLLSSWRSPSDPSIGTFTVGINPVRIPHCFIWNHSHPIYRSGPWNGQVFIANPVMNLVNINGFGIVQDGNGTYTLISNSANESYIGRYVLSYDGSFSELYWDYGKEEWVNVGRVPNDECDVYGKCGSFGICNVKNSPICSCMKGFEPKDADEWNSRNWTSGCVRRRPMKCERIQYDGEVGKEDGFLRLRTVKVPDFADSSFAVSEQTCRDNCMDNCSCIAYAYYTGIRCMLWWENLTDIRKFPSRGADLYVRLAYSELDNRTTSMKVIIGLTVVVGAIISAICVFCMWRRIAHYRERKKRSMKILLDESMMQDDLNQAKLPLLSLPKLVAATNNFDIANKLGQGGFGPVYKGRLADGQAIAVKRLSRASGQGLEEFMNEVVVISKLQHRNLVRLLGCCVEGEEKMLVYEYMPNKSLDAFLFDPLRKQLLDWNKRFDIVDGICRGLLYLHRDSRLKIIHRDLKASNILLDENLNPKISDFGMARIFGGNEDQANTIRVVGTYGYMSPEYAIQGRFSEKSDVFSFGVLLLEIASGRKNTSFYDCEQVSSLIGFAWKSWNEGNIGAIVDPVISNPSFEVEVFRCIHVGLLCVQELARDRPTISTVISMLNSEIVDLPAPKQSAFAERFSYLDKESSEQNRQRYSINNVSITALERAYIEWSIIHKLTRLSIPTKIKHLANFFWFFFFNNFWATKVTIMDLGSCTSIIALHLILYCFCLEFGASIDTISSSQFIRDPETIVSAGKKFELGFFSPVNSTNRYVAIWYSNISITTPIWVANRNKPLNDSSGVMTISGDGNLVVLNGQKETLWSSNVSTGMNDSRAQLMDDGNLVLGGSENGNSLWQSFQEPSDTYIPKMRLAANPRTGKKTLLTSWKSPSDPSIGSFSLGIDPSSIPEVVLWNDSRPFWRTGPWNSQLFIGVPEMNSVYLDGFNLAVDGNGGFTLSVGFADESDITNFVLSSEGKFGQVFWDDMNEGSWRYEWESVQDECDVYGKCGSFASCDAKNSPICSCLKGFEPKNADEWNSRNWTNGCVRRKAMRCERIQNGGELGKEDGFSKLERVKVPDFAEWSSSTTEQKCRDDCWNNCSCIAYAYYTGIYCMLWKGNLTDIKKFSSGGADLYIRLAYTELDNKKINLKVIISLTVVVGAIAIAICVFYSWRWIERKRTSKKVLLPKRKDPILSDENVIQDNLNHVKLQELPLFSLQMLIAATDNFNTANKLGQGGFGPVYKGKFPDGQEIALKRLSRASGQGQEEFMTEVVVISKLQHMNLVRLLGCCVEGEEKMLVYEYMPNRSLDAFLFDPSRKHLLDWKKRFNIVEGICRGLLYLHRDSRLRIIHRDLKASNILLDQELNPKISDFGMARIFGRNEDQADTGRVVGTFGYMSPEYAMEGRFSEKSDVFSFGVLLLEIISGRKNTSFYGNEEALSLLGYAWKLWNEGNIAALVDPGISYPSFREEIFRCVHVGLLCVQEFAKDRPAIFTVISMLNSEIVDLPTPKQPAFSERRSELDTASLQHDQRPESINNVTVTLLSGR, via the exons ATGGTGGCCCTTCTACTCctactgtgttttttttgtttgcaactTGGTGCTGCCAAAGATACAATTACTTCATCTCAGTATGTCAAAGATCCTGATGCTATAGTCTCTGCGGGAAATAAGTTCAAACTGGGATTTTTCAGCCCTGTTAGTTCCACTAATCGCTATGTAGGAATATGGTTCAGTAGTGTTACGCCTATAACACCAGTCTGGGTAGCTAACAGAAACAAGCCACTCAACGATTCTTCTGGGGTGATGACAATATCTGGGGATGGAAATCTTGTGGTTTTGAATGGTCAGAAAGAAACTCTTTGGTCATCAAGTGTCTCAAAGGGAGTCGGTAATTCAAGTGCACAGCTTATGGATGATGGAAACCTTGTCCTGAGAGAAATCGGAAGTGGGAACAGCTTATGGGAGAGTTTTCAGGAACCTTCTGATACATTGATAACGAACATGAGAGTTACTGCTAACGTAAGAACAGGCGAGAAGACATTGCTATCCTCATGGAGAAGCCCTTCAGATCCATCCATTGGGACCTTCACTGTTGGAATTAATCCAGTAAGGATACCTCATTGTTTCATTTGGAATCATAGTCATCCAATCTATCGGTCTGGTCCATGGAATGGTCAGGTATTTATTGCTAATCCAGTAATGAATTTAGTTAATATCAATGGATTTGGTATTGTACAAGATGGAAACGGGACGTATACCCTAATCTCAAATTCTGCCAACGAATCATATATCGGAAGATATGTTTTGAGTTATGATGGAAGTTTTAGTGAACTATATTGGGATTATGGGAAGGAGGAATGGGTTAATGTGGGGCGAGTTCCAAACGATGAGTGCGATGTCTACGGTAAATGTGGGTCATTTGGAATCTGTAATGTAAAGAATTCACCAATTTGCAGTTGTATGAAAGGGTTTGAACCAAAAGATGCAGATGAATGGAATAGTAGAAACTGGACTAGTGGTTGTGTTAGGAGGAGACCTATGAAGTGCGAAAGAATACAATATGATGGTGAAGTGGGCAAAGAAGATGGGTTCTTGAGGCTGCGGACAGTGAAAGTGCCAGACTTTGCTGACTCGTCCTTTGCAGTTTCGGAACAAACATGTAGAGACAATTGCATGGATAATTGTTCCTGTATAGCTTATGCATATTATACTGGTATACGCTGTATGTTGTGGTGGGAAAACTTAACTGATATAAGGAAATTTCCTAGTAGAGGGGCAGATCTTTACGTTCGCCTAGCTTATTCAGAACTTG ATAATAGAACTACAAGTATGAAGGTAATTATCGGTTTAACAGTGGTTGTGGGAGCTATTATCAGCGCAATCTGTGTGTTCTGTATGTGGAGGCGAATTGCTCATTATAGAG aaaggaagaagagaagcaTGAAGATCTTACTAGACGAAAGCATGATGCAAGACGACTTGAACCAAGCTAAACTACCACTTTTAAGTTTACCAAAGCTTGTAGCTGCAACAAACAACTTTGACATTGCCAATAAGCTTGGGCAGGGTGGTTTTGGTCCAGTGTACAAG GGAAGATTGGCAGATGGACAGGCAATAGCTGTGAAGAGACTGTCAAGAGCATCTGGGCAAGGACTAGAAGAATTTATGAATGAGGTTGTGGTGATTTCTAAACTGCAACATAGGAATCTTGTGAGACTCCTTGGTTGCTGTGttgaaggagaagagaagatgTTGGTCTATGAGTACATGCCAAACAAAAGCTTAGATGCATTTCTTTTTG ATCCTCTCAGGAAACAACTTCTAGATTGGAATAAACGTTTTGACATTGTTGACGGAATCTGTCGAGGTCTGCTCTACCTTCACAGGGATTCCAGACTAAAAATTATTCATCGAGATCTGAAGGCAAGTAACATCCTGCTGGACGAAAATTTGAATCCGAAAATTTCAGACTTTGGTATGGCCAGGATATTTGGTGGCAATGAAGATCAAGCAAACACTATAAGGGTTGTCGGAACATA TGGCTATATGTCCCCTGAATATGCAATACAGGGCCGATTTTCAGAGAAATCAgatgtttttagttttggagTTTTGTTGTTGGAGATTGCAAGTGGGAGGAAAAATACCAGTTTTTATGACTGTGAACAAGTTTCGAGCCTGATAGGATTT GCATGGAAATCATGGAATGAGGGCAACATTGGAGCTATAGTAGATCCTGTAATTTCAAACCCTTCTTTTGAGGTTGAAGTTTTTCGGTGCATACATGTTGGTCTGTTATGCGTTCAGGAGCTTGCAAGAGATAGACCAACTATATCTACAGTAATTTCAATGCTAAACAGCGAAATTGTGGATCTTCCTGCTCCCAAACAATCAGCATTCGCTGAAAGGTTCAGTTATTTAGACAAAGAATCCTCCGAACAGAACAGACAGAGATATTCTATTAACAATGTCTCGATCACAGCACTTGAA CGTGCATACATTGAATGGTCAATAATTCATAAACTAACAAGGCTTTCCATTCCCACCAAGATCAAGCATTTAgccaattttttttggttttttttttttaataacttttggGCTACCAAAGTTACAATTATGGATCTTGGCAGCTGCACATCCATAATAGCTCTTCATCTAAtactatattgtttttgtttggaaTTTGGTGCTTCCATAGATACCATTTCATCGTCTCAGTTCATCAGAGATCCTGAAACTATAGTGTCTGCTGGGAAAAAGTTTGAACTGGGATTTTTCAGCCCTGTTAATTCCACAAATCGTTATGTAGCTATATGGTACAGTAATATTTCTATTACAACTCCAATCTGGGTAGCTAACAGAAACAAGCCACTGAACGATTCTTCTGGGGTGATGACAATATCTGGGGATGGAAATCTTGTGGTTTTGAATGGTCAGAAAGAAACTCTTTGGTCATCAAATGTCTCCACTGGAATGAATGATTCAAGAGCGCAGCTTATGGATGATGGAAACCTTGTCTTGGGAGGGAGTGAAAATGGGAACAGCTTATGGCAGAGTTTCCAGGAACCATCAGATACTTACATTCCAAAGATGAGACTTGCTGCTAATCCCAGAACAGGTAAGAAGACGCTACTGACATCATGGAAAAGCCCTTCAGATCCGTCTATAGGAAGCTTCTCTTTGGGTATTGATCCCTCGAGCATTCCTGAAGTGGTTCTTTGGAATGATAGTCGTCCATTCTGGCGTACTGGTCCCTGGAATAGTCAGCTTTTTATTGGAGTCCCAGAAATGAATTCTGTTTATCTTGATGGATTTAATCTTGCGGTTGATGGAAATGGAGGTTTTACTCTAAGTGTAGGTTTTGCTGATGAGTCTGACATCAccaattttgttttgagttctGAAGGAAAATTTGGACAAGTATTTTGGGATGATATGAATGAGGGATCATGGAGATATGAATGGGAAAGTGTTCAAGATGAGTGTGATGTTTATGGCAAGTGTGGGTCATTTGCAAGCTGTGATGCAAAGAACTCACCAATTTGCAGTTGCTTGAAaggttttgaaccaaaaaatGCCGATGAATGGAATAGCAGAAACTGGACTAATGGTTGTGTTCGAAGGAAAGCGATGCGGTGTGAAAGAATACAAAATGGTGGTGAACTGGGAAAAGAAGATGGATTTTCGAAGCTGGAGAGAGTGAAAGTGCCAGACTTTGCTGAGTGGTCATCTTCGACTACTGAACAAAAATGCAGAGATGACTGCTGGAATAATTGTTCTTGTATAGCTTATGCCTATTATACTGGTATATATTGTATGTTATGGAAGGGAAACTTAACTGATATAAAGAAGTTTTCTAGTGGAGGGGCAGATCTTTACATTCGCCTTGCTTATACAGAACTTG ataataaaaagataaaccTGAAAGTAATTATCAGTTTAACAGTGGTCGTGGGAGCCATTGCCATTGCGATCTGCGTGTTTTATTCCTGGAGGTGGATAG AAAGGAAGAGGACAAGCAAGAAAGTATTATTACCAAAAAGGAAGGATCCAATATTATCGGACGAAAACGTGATCCAAGACAACTTGAACCATGTTAAACTTCAAGAACTACCTCTGTTCAGTTTACAAATGCTGATAGCTGCAACAGACAACTTTAATACAGCCAATAAGCTTGGGCAGGGTGGATTTGGTCCAGTGTACAAG GGAAAATTCCCAGATGGGCAGGAGATAGCTCTGAAAAGACTGTCAAGAGCATCTGGACAAGGGCAAGAAGAATTTATGACTGAGGTTGTGGTGATTTCAAAACTGCAACATATGAATCTCGTGAGACTTCTTGGATGCTGCGttgaaggagaagagaagatgTTGGTTTATGAGTACATGCCAAATAGGAGCTTGgatgcttttctttttg ATCCTTCAAGAAAACATCTTCTAGATTGGAAAAAACGTTTCAACATTGTCGAAGGAATCTGTCGAGGTCTGCTTTACCTTCACAGGGATTCTAGGCTGCGGATTATTCATCGAGATCTGAAGGCAAGTAACATCCTACTAGACCAAGAACTGAATCCAAAAATCTCAGATTTCGGAATGGCTAGGATATTTGGTCGCAACGAAGACCAAGCTGACACTGGAAGGGTTGTTGGAACATT CGGCTATATGTCCCCTGAATATGCCATGGAAGGTCGATTTTCAGAGAAATCCGATGTCTTTAGCTTTGGAGTTTTGTTATTAGAGATTATAAGTGGAAGGAAAAATACCAGTTTCTATGGAAACGAGGAGGCTTTGAGCCTGCTAGGATAT GCCTGGAAATTGTGGAACGAGGGCAACATTGCAGCTCTGGTAGATCCTGGAATTTCATATCCTTCTTTCCGCGAGGAAATTTTTCGTTGCGTACACGTTGGTTTGCTATGTGTTCAGGAATTTGCAAAAGACAGGCCAGCTATATTCACTGTCATTTCCATGCTAAATAGTGAAATTGTGGATCTTCCCACTCCCAAGCAACCTGCATTTTCAGAAAGGCGGAGTGAGCTAGACACAGCGTCCCTTCAGCACGACCAGAGGCCAGAATCCATCAACAATGTCACGGTTACACTTCTTTCAGGCCGATAG